CGTCAGGCAGCTCAGTGATTCCCAGCGCTGGAGACCCTGGTGATATGGTTCCTACTCCCCCGCAATGCAGAGGTACTCTGGACACGTGCCTGTGACCAGTGCTGGCAGGCCATGGTACAGGAGAAAAAGCACAGGACTTGGAGTCAGGAGCAGAGCTAGGCCTGGCTCTGCTACTCACCAGCTGAGTCACTGGGAGAAGtccttgccctctctgggcctcagcttcctcaactGAAAATAAAGGTTCTGAACCAGTTGTTTTTGAGGAAACCAGAAGATCTCTggcttaagaaaaagaaaaagaaaaaaaaaaaatccatgtacaTAATATTTTGTACAGAATTCCAGTGGCTTCACCACCCCTCAGAGCCTTCAGTGGGTTCCCCAGGGGCTGCCAACCCTGACACACAGTTGCTGGCCCCTTGCCTTCAAATTTGCCACTTTCCTAAGCAGTCAACAATACTTCTCAAGTGTCTAACGGTCATGGGGGTATGGGCAAAGGAAGCCAGTGAAGCAGTACAAGAAGTATCCATCCTCAGGCCTCCTCTCCAGTTTACAAATGATCTGTGTGGATGTGTCGCTAGTTAGCCAAGGTAGCAGAACACACATATGAAGAGAGCTCAGACCACGACTGCTGGACCCCCCTTACTAGTTAATGATGGGAACCCCCTTACTAGGGGCAAAGCCCTCTGGCCGCTCCCAGTGTAGTTTAGTGGTAAGAACTTGGACCCACGAGCTAGAATGCCCTGGATTTATATCTGACTCTGCCATTTAATCTTGTTACTTGGGCAAGTAACTTTATCTTGAGCCTTCAGTTTCCTAGTCTGTAAAACAGAGCTAAGAGTTACACAGCAGAAATGAGAGTAGATGCTAAATATTCCAAGACTCCCttgaatttcccagcctcccttgcagaaGGTTAGAAGGTTGGGATCATGTGACTAGTTCCAGCAGGTGGTTTGTGAATGGAGAAGGCAGGTCTTCCATGGAGACCTTGGacgctagttttttttgtttgtttgtttgttttgtttttgagacagggtctcactctgttgcccatgctggagtgcagtggagcgatcataactcaccgcagcctcagcctcccgagtagccaggactacatgcatgtgccaccatgtctggctaatttcttaaattttttttgtaatgatgaggcctcactatattgtccagggctggccttgaactcctgagctcaagagactcggtcgggcatggtggctcccacctgtaatcccagcactttgcggaggttgcagtgagctgagattgtgccattgcactccagcctgggcaatagtgtgagactctgtctcaaaaaaaaaaaaaaaaaaaagagagagatcctatctccttggcctcccaaagtgctgtgaatacaggtgtgagccaccatgcccagccagaggcAAGTCTTATAGATGGTGTGGCTACAGGATGGAAGAAGGGTCTCTTGCCCCAAATCAGACTTTGCATAAAGCATTATTGTGCCAAGCCATGAAATTCCAGGAGTTCTGTTGTGACAGCCAGTGTTAATTACTCTGTGACAGCTAGTGTTAGTACAGGGAGGGCTCACGGAAATAATGGATACAGGACCCTCTGAGTGTGGTGGGGGCTGTTATTCTTGGCTGTTATTCCCCACCAAGACAGGATTTCTCAGTCCATTTCTTAAGCAAAACTTCAAAAGTAGAAGCAGgctgggagtgatggctcacgcctgtaatcccaccagtttaggaggcctaggcaagaggatctctagagcccatgagttcaagacagcctggacACATAAGGAGAACCTGTCTCTATAACAAAtattaacaatacaaaatttaaaaaaaaaagaaattaaaaaaagcagAAGCAGGCAGGCGGGGTGAGGTGGAAGCTTCATCCATAGGGAAGTCCTGAGGAAGACCTGCCTCCCCCAGTTCCAGGATTGCGCTGTGCAGCTCTCCCTTAACCCTCTTCCCCATTCtgagttttcttctcttcccaccCCTCCATTTTGCCCCCACATCTTGACTTTCACACAATTCACAGATGAATCCTTAgacaattaataaaatgattagGACTGCACGAGATTTAAGACTTAGAGACCATCTTGTCCCACCTCCTGGTTCTTACAGAAGAGGAGAATGGGGCCTGCAGCGGGTGTGAGCAGCCCGGAGGGTGGGGCTGGATTATCCTGAAGTTAAGGGGAGGATCTGGGGTTGCAAGggcagacagaaaatcagcagcAGGAAGGAAgctctttttctttcagcatataTGTTTTGTGccgtttataaaaataaaatttttgaggccaggtgcggtggctcacacctgtaatcacagcactttgggaggctgaagcaggatgatcacttgaggctaggagttcgagaccagcctgggcgacatgggagacccccgtctctacagaaattttaaaaattagctgggtgtggtggcgcacacctatagtcccagctactcgggaggctgaggcaggaggatcacttgaacctgggaggcagagatggcagtgagccgagatcgcgccactgcacttaagcctgggcgaCACTGTGAGACTCCGTccgtaaaataaataaatacaataaaaacatagTTTTATCTTACAGTTTCAAGCTTCTACTTGGAAGTAACACGTATGGAGGCCCCTACAGTCTAGAATCCCAGCCGTGAGAGCCTGAGCGTCcgttcctccctccttcccttccgcAGGCGTCCGCGCCCTCCACGCCCCTCCTCCGCGGGGGCGGCCTGGGGCGCCGGGTCACGTGGCCGGGGAAGAGGGTTTATCCTGCTGCCCCTCCGAGCCCCGCCgctgctctgccgcccaggcccATGGCCGCAGCCCTGGCGCTCGTGGCGGGGATCCTGGCGGGGGCGGCGATGCCCCTCTGGAGCGCGCTTCCGCAATATAAAAAGGTGAGGCAGGGAACGCGCCCAGCCCGCCGCGACCGCAGGGGAGGGTGGCCCCGCCGCGGGGTCAGTGGAGCCCGAAGGCGCCGGGCAGCCTGAAAGGGAGAGGTGGGTCCGGAACCACACGTAGGCGGGCAGCTTGGGGCATCCTCAGACGGACTTCAAAATCCGCTTCACTCTCCCCTGGCGGCCTCGAGGGGAGAGAAATTGGCCTATGACCAGCACCCTcgctccccccacctcccccgccCGTGCCTCTTCCGATGGCCTCAGTCCTGGGCTCACTTGCCTCCCCAAAGTGCTCACAGCCAAACCCTCCCTgcctgctctggtttctccccctcttcctccgCCTCGCCTCACTGTCTAGTGATTCTTCCAGGCACGAGGGCTgtcccctcttctctttctctccctctttttcgaGCCTGCAGTCCCCTCATTCTCACCCCCCAACCCCGCCCCGCAAAATGGGACACACCCTATGGGACTCATAGAGGTGAGGGCGGTCCAGGAAAGGAGAGGCCGAAGGAAAAGTGCTAacccccctctcctctcctctgctccccTGGGTCCTGCTGAGGGgccggggtggggctggggggggGACCAGTCCCCCCAGGGGGCGACAACCTCATAACTTCTCCTGGACCCCTGGGCTCTTTGGCAATGGTGGGAACCCTCTCCTACCCTCCCACGCAACTCGGATTGTCCCCAACCTGGCAGACATCCTGCCTGTCCCCACAGAAAATCACAGACAGGTGCTTCCACCACTCTGAGTGCTACAGTGGCTGCTGCCTCATGGACTTGGAATCCGGTGGAGCCTTCTGTGCCCCCAGGGCCAGAATAACCATGATCTGCTTGCCCCAGGTGAGGCCCTAGGATGGGGCAACTTCTGGCACGTAGAGAAGCGGGCagaggaggttaaaaaaaaaaacacctggccCCACCTGTTTTTTCACCTCTGTCTGGGGTGCCCTTCCTCTTCTCCACTTGGCAAACTCCTACTCATGGTACAAAACAACTCCAGccacctcctctgagaagccttccctCCTTGGAGCTCCTGTACCCTGGGGTCAGACATGTATCTCCCTAACTGGCCATGTATtttctctgcctctcccagtgATTAGAACTCTTCAAGGGCAGGGATTGCATCATATTCATCTATGAAGCACCTACCCCCAGCTTAGTgtctgcacatagtaggtgctcaataaatgcttatttttgtttgtttattttgagatggagtctcgctctgtcacccaggctgcagtgcaatggcatgatcttggctcactgcaacctctgcctcctgggttcaagcaattcttgtgcctcagcctcctgagtagctgggattacagggatgcaccactatgcctggctaatttttgtatttttggtagagatggggttttgccatgttggccaagccggtctcgaactcctgacctcaggtgatccacctgcctgggcctcccaaggtgctaggaatataggcatgagccactgtgcccagccaataaatgcttgttgaatgaatgaatatctcTTCTCTCATGTCACTGAGGCAGGGTAAGTAGGAAATGACCTTCCCCTTACTAGTCCCCATCTCCCTGCCACAGTGACATGATTTCTTGAGAGGAGCATGGTGCTGTAGTGGCAGGACCACAGCTTTGGAGTTGGACCTGAGTTTAAATCCTGACTTTTCCACACCCTATCTTTGTGACCTCAAGCAGGTCATCATggctctctgagccttagtttcctcatctacaaggAGAGGCTAAAGTACCTACCTCACCAGGCTGTTGGGAAGATTATGTGGTCCTGGGAAGGACAGCGTGCAGACCAGCGTGGTTGTCACTCATTTTTAGGAATGCAGGGAGAATAATGCTCAGTATGCCCTGTTCCTGCTCACCTGGCCCTGGGCCCAAACCTTTCTAGGATGGGTGGGCTCAGCCTCTATGTCCCTGTGTGGGGAGATGACAATACCCTAAGGAAGCAGCAGGGCCCCTACCATGGCCTGACCCTGCAGCTGAAGTGGCTagagggttttgttgttttttttttttgagacagtttcgctcttgttgcccaggctggagtgcaatggtgtgatcttggcccactgcaacctccgtctcctgggttcaagcaatttctctacctcagcctctggagtagctgggattacaggcatgcgccaccatacccagctaatttttgtattattagtacatgaccatgttggccaggctggtctcaaactcctgacctcaggtgatccacccgcctcggcctcccaaagtgctgggattacaggggtgagccaccgcgcccggcctaaagggTCTTTTTATTATCACCACTTGATCTGCtctatctcatttagtcctcacaacaaccctatgaggtgggTTGCTATTACtgtccccatttgacagatgaggaaacttcaTTGACTTGCTGAAGGTCATGCAGTTACAAGCTGTAGAGACAGCCTAGGTCTGTCTTACTCCAGCCCTGGTACTCTTGGTTCTGGTCCCTAAGAAGTTTAAGTCCCCATCCTTCCTGCATCCTGGTGACTCCCAATTCTCATACCCACTCCCTGCAGACCAAGGGAGCTACCAACATCATCTGCCCTTGCCGGGTGGGCTTGACATGCATATCCAAGGACTTGATGTGTGCCAGCCGGTGCCATATGATTTAGAGGAAGATGCAGACTGATCACTGCTCCCTTGGGGCCAGAGGCCCTGGGTGCCACCAACTTGCACCAAATCCAGCTCCTGAGACATTAAAGTCACTTCCTGGCCTGGCCTCTGTCTGTACTTTCTGGGCGAGGAGACCTGGTGGGGATTGTACCAGTCTAGGGGACAGGCAAAAGGGGAGACTGGAGGCATGAATGAGCTTCTCATGGGATTTGGCTCTGTCCGGAGCTCAGGGTAGAACTCCAGGAAGGGAATGGCGCAGGGAGGGTGTGGTggagcaggggctggggctgggaaagGGCCGATTCTCTGGTTGGAGGGCTGGAGGGCTGTGTGGAAGAGATGGGATTGAGGAATATGCCTGTAGAGTGTACGTTGGGGTGCGTATTGAGGGGTGTGTGGTAGGTAGAGACTAGGTGGAGGTATCTGAATGTTTCACGGGGCAGGCTGGGGGGCACAAAAGGGTAGAGGTCATTAGAGAGTTGGTGAGAATGTGCAAAGTATAAATGCAAAAATGCCTGTGGTGGGAAAGGGACCTGGTGCATCGATGCCTCTGCTCTCCCAGGTATTGTCAGTTCCACTGCatggacaaagaaactgaggcccagagaagcgaCATGACTTGCCCTAGGTCATATAATTGCGGTAGCAGTGAGGCCTGTTTCTGCTGCAAGTATCTTAAAAACCAACCCAAATTGGTCTAGGTGAGGAGGGGATTTCCTGGTGATCAGAAGTGGAAGTCCAGAGGTCGGGCAGCCCTCAGGTGGGGCCAGAGCCAGCAGCTCTCAGGCTGAATTCCTTCCCAGTACTCAGACATTCCAGGTGTCACCAAATAACAGGTAGgatttattgagcacttcctgTGTTCCAGACACTGTGCGAGgtgctttctttttcatttaattaaaaaatttaagacagcacccaggctggagtgcagtggctcaatcacagcctactgcagcctcaaccccctggggtcaaaagatcctcccacgtcagcctcccaagtaactgggactacaggtgtgtgccaccatgcctggccaatttctttctttctttctttttaatagagacagggcctcagtatattgccctggctggtctcgaactcctgggttcaagtgatcctcctgcctcagcctcccaaagtgctgggattac
This genomic window from Chlorocebus sabaeus isolate Y175 chromosome 17, mChlSab1.0.hap1, whole genome shotgun sequence contains:
- the CLPSL2 gene encoding colipase-like protein 2, which produces MAAALALVAGILAGAAMPLWSALPQYKKKITDRCFHHSECYSGCCLMDLESGGAFCAPRARITMICLPQTKGATNIICPCRVGLTCISKDLMCASRCHMI